One segment of Castanea sativa cultivar Marrone di Chiusa Pesio chromosome 3, ASM4071231v1 DNA contains the following:
- the LOC142629701 gene encoding cyclic dof factor 1-like, whose protein sequence is MLELKDPAIKLFGKTIPLPLRKQTLTNDSSVAEDCSEQNRHYLNISSSSREESSAREREGNKEPLGRELIANKLEDGTSHQISEDSKDPTSSSTSENPKTPSVDIETSSIKASKNGEQSETSISQEKTLKKPDKILPCPRCNSMDTKFCYYNNYNVNQPRHFCKNCQRYWTAGGTMRNVPVGAGRRKNKNSSNSHYRHIIVSEALQTARANGVQNPAFGNNSTVLTFGSDSPLCESMASVLNLAEKTQNRVPNVFHIPDQRTLASGGDTGDDYSSGSTITASNSTEKEFNAGLQESAVKNYQGFPPQLPCFQGTPWSLPWNSAPWSSAMPPPALCPPGFPVSFYPAPAYWGCNVSGSWNIQCLSPPSSSLSQGSQSSVPNSPILGKHSRDGNIINPANSPKESVKENSSERCVWIPKTLRIDDPNEAAKSSIWTTLGIKNEKTNCINSGGLFKAFQAKGNDKSHAVETSAVLQANPAALSRSLNFHEST, encoded by the exons ATGTTGGAGCTAAAAGACCCAGCGATAAAGCTGTTCGGAAAGACAATTCCATTGCCACTAAGGAAGCAAACTTTGACTAACGACTCATCTGTAGCTGAGGATTGCTCTGAACAAAATCGTCATTATTTAAACATTTCCTCCTCTTCGCGTGAAGAGAGCTCTGCCAGAGAACGTGAAGGGAATAAG GAACCTTTGGGAAGAGAACTCATCGCAAATAAACTGGAAGATGGTACCTCGCATCAGATCTCAGAAGATTCAAAAGATCCAACATCATCAAGCACTAGCGAGAACCCTAAAACTCCCTCAGTTGACATAGAAACTTCATCAATAAAAGCCTCAAAGAATGGAGAACAAAGCGAGACAAGTATCTCACAAGAAAAGACCCTGAAGAAGCCTGACAAAATACTTCCATGTCCCCGGTGCAATAGCATGGACACAAAGTTTTGCTACTACAACAATTACAATGTCAACCAGCCCCGTCATTTCTGTAAGAACTGTCAAAGATACTGGACTGCTGGTGGAACTATGAGGAATGTACCCGTAGGTGCTGGTCGTAGAAAGAACAAGAACTCTTCCAATTCACATTATCGTCACATTATTGTTTCAGAAGCTCTTCAAACGGCTCGAGCTAATGGAGTTCAAAATCCAGCTTTTGGAAACAATAGCACTGTCCTCACGTTTGGCTCAGATTCTCCTCTTTGCGAATCCATGGCTTCTGTATTGAACCTTGCAGAGAAAACGCAAAACCGTGTTCCAAACGTATTTCACATACCTGATCAAAGAACTCTTGCTTCTGGAGGAGATACTGGAGACGATTACTCAAGTGGATCCACTATCACAGCTTCAAATTCAACTGAGAAGGAATTTAATGCCGGTTTACAAGAGTCAGCAGTTAAGAATTATCAAGGGTTTCCTCCCCAGTTACCATGCTTTCAAGGAACCCCTTGGTCTTTGCCATGGAACTCAGCTCCCTGGAGCTCTGCAATGCCTCCACCTGCTTTATGCCCACCAGGCTTCCCAGTATCATTCTACCCTGCACCAGCATATTGGGGTTGTAATGTTTCAGGCTCTTGGAATATACAATGTCTTTCCCCACCATCTTCGTCTCTTAGCCAGGGTAGCCAAAGCTCGGTCCCTAATTCCCCGATCTTGGGCAAACATTCAAGGGATGGGAACATCATTAATCCCGCAAACTCACCGAAAGAGTCTGTTAAAGAGAACAGTTCAGAAAGATGTGTTTGGATTCCAAAAACATTGAGGATTGATGATCCCAATGAAGCTGCAAAGAGCTCCATATGGACTACACTTGGCATCAAGAATGAGAAGACTAATTGTATCAACAGTGGAGGCCTCTTTAAGGCATTCCAAGCAAAGGGCAATGACAAAAGTCATGCGGTCGAGACATCTGCTGTGCTGCAAGCCAACCCTGCAGCTTTGTCCCGGTCACTCAACTTCCATGAGAGCACATAA